In Akkermansiaceae bacterium, the following are encoded in one genomic region:
- a CDS encoding response regulator transcription factor has product MQTILVIEDEEDIADLVAFNLRRNDYQVELSPDGLKGLAAAKSLLPDLVILDLMMPGMDGISLFKELKKDAATRAIPVIMLTARGQTEDRILGLEVGADDYMTKPFSPKELMLRVKNLLKRSGRTASGAELVCGPFRFVKNSLLFYVDGEQTDLTSTEFKLMLYLCERKNTPQDRHDILIEVMGYSGEVQSRTLDTHMKRLRQKLGVRADMLETVRGVGYKVSIPTS; this is encoded by the coding sequence ATGCAAACGATCCTAGTCATCGAAGACGAAGAAGATATCGCAGACCTTGTGGCCTTTAACCTCAGGAGAAACGACTATCAGGTAGAACTCTCACCGGACGGCCTGAAAGGTCTTGCCGCAGCCAAATCATTGTTGCCGGACCTGGTTATCCTCGATTTGATGATGCCGGGAATGGATGGGATTTCTCTTTTTAAAGAGCTCAAGAAAGATGCTGCGACGAGGGCTATCCCCGTGATTATGCTAACAGCTCGTGGGCAGACGGAGGACAGGATTCTCGGACTGGAAGTCGGTGCGGATGATTACATGACCAAGCCATTCAGCCCCAAGGAGCTGATGTTGCGGGTGAAGAATTTACTCAAGCGGTCAGGCAGGACTGCCAGTGGTGCCGAGCTGGTTTGCGGTCCGTTCAGGTTTGTGAAAAATTCCCTGCTCTTCTATGTTGATGGGGAGCAGACAGATCTAACATCAACGGAGTTCAAGTTGATGCTTTATCTGTGTGAACGGAAAAACACGCCACAGGACCGCCATGATATCCTGATAGAGGTGATGGGATACAGCGGTGAGGTGCAAAGCCGGACCTTGGATACCCACATGAAACGACTACGCCAAAAGTTGGGCGTGCGCGCGGATATGCTGGAAACCGTCAGAGGCGTAGGTTATAAGGTTTCTATTCCCACATCCTGA
- a CDS encoding phosphate ABC transporter substrate-binding protein, translating into MKLIQSATSLLAGLALCSTAQAQSKLVIKGSDTLGAKMVPQLAEAYKAAGNNVNFEIAAEGSSQCFTALLDGTADFGMSSRAVKAQEKNQFATKGQELIEHVAGVDMIAVIVNEANGVKQLTREQIEGIFTGAITDWSEVGGKAGKINAYTRNTASGTYKTFQKLGMGKKDYGQNTQKMAGNTQIADAVAKDVNGIGYVGLAYVKRDGISPASVDGVLPTPDKAKDYALSRNLYYYTVGQPAGEAAKFITWATTSEEAAKVISKVGFIPAK; encoded by the coding sequence ATGAAACTGATTCAATCCGCTACATCCCTCCTCGCTGGTCTTGCACTATGCAGCACAGCCCAGGCCCAGTCCAAACTCGTCATCAAGGGCTCCGACACACTCGGTGCCAAAATGGTCCCCCAGCTGGCCGAGGCCTACAAAGCCGCCGGTAACAACGTGAACTTTGAAATCGCGGCTGAAGGCTCTTCCCAGTGTTTCACCGCCCTGCTCGACGGCACGGCTGATTTCGGCATGTCATCCCGCGCAGTCAAGGCACAGGAGAAAAACCAATTCGCCACCAAGGGCCAGGAGCTCATTGAGCACGTTGCCGGAGTTGATATGATCGCTGTGATCGTCAACGAAGCCAATGGCGTCAAGCAACTGACCAGGGAACAAATCGAGGGCATCTTCACAGGCGCCATCACTGACTGGTCCGAGGTCGGTGGCAAGGCGGGCAAAATCAATGCCTACACCCGCAACACCGCCTCCGGCACATACAAAACCTTCCAAAAGCTCGGTATGGGCAAGAAGGACTATGGTCAGAATACCCAGAAGATGGCTGGCAACACTCAGATTGCTGACGCGGTAGCCAAGGATGTCAACGGGATCGGCTACGTCGGGCTCGCCTACGTGAAGCGCGACGGCATCTCCCCAGCATCCGTCGATGGCGTGCTGCCTACCCCCGACAAGGCTAAAGACTACGCCCTCTCCCGCAATCTCTACTACTACACCGTAGGCCAGCCAGCTGGTGAGGCCGCCAAGTTCATCACGTGGGCTACCACCTCTGAGGAAGCAGCCAAGGTGATCAGCAAAGTTGGATTCATCCCTGCCAAGTAA